One Streptomyces sp. P9-A2 DNA window includes the following coding sequences:
- a CDS encoding carbohydrate ABC transporter permease yields the protein MTATVPAAEAAARKSSPGAERGPRRRTGRLRRIGLPYLFLLPALLLELLVHLVPMVVGIVMSFKELTQFYIRDWGTAPWAGLDNYKVSVDFDAPVGQALLHSFFVTLAFTVLSVGLCWLIGTAAAIYMQDTFRGRGLLRALFLVPYALPVYAAVITWVFMFQHDNGLVNHVLHDQLGLTDKPSFWLIGDNSFVALLTVSVWKGWPFAFLIVMAGLQNIPRELYEAAALDGAGMIQQVRRITLPSLRPVNQVLVLVLFLWTFNDFNTPFVLFGKAAPEAADLISVHIYQASFVTWNFGTGSAMSVLLLLFLLGVTGVYLVLTSRQRRPSHG from the coding sequence ATGACCGCCACGGTCCCCGCGGCAGAGGCCGCCGCGCGGAAGAGTTCCCCCGGTGCGGAGCGCGGTCCTCGCCGCCGCACCGGGCGGCTCCGCCGCATCGGACTGCCGTACCTGTTCCTCCTGCCCGCCCTCCTCCTCGAACTCCTCGTCCACCTGGTGCCGATGGTGGTCGGCATCGTGATGAGCTTCAAGGAGCTCACCCAGTTCTACATCCGCGACTGGGGCACCGCCCCCTGGGCCGGCCTCGACAACTACAAGGTGTCGGTCGACTTCGACGCCCCAGTCGGCCAGGCACTGCTCCACTCCTTCTTCGTCACCCTCGCCTTCACCGTGCTGTCGGTCGGCCTGTGCTGGCTCATCGGCACCGCCGCCGCGATCTACATGCAGGACACCTTCCGCGGCCGCGGTCTGCTCCGCGCCCTGTTCCTGGTGCCGTACGCGCTGCCGGTCTACGCCGCCGTCATCACCTGGGTGTTCATGTTCCAGCACGACAACGGCCTGGTGAACCACGTCCTGCACGACCAGCTCGGCCTCACCGACAAGCCGTCCTTCTGGCTGATCGGCGACAACAGCTTCGTCGCCCTGCTGACCGTATCGGTGTGGAAGGGCTGGCCGTTCGCCTTCCTCATCGTCATGGCCGGCCTGCAGAACATCCCCCGCGAGCTGTACGAGGCCGCCGCCCTCGACGGCGCCGGAATGATCCAGCAGGTCCGCCGCATCACCCTGCCGTCGCTGCGCCCGGTCAACCAGGTACTGGTACTGGTCCTGTTCCTGTGGACGTTCAACGACTTCAACACACCGTTCGTCCTGTTCGGCAAGGCCGCCCCCGAAGCCGCGGACCTCATCTCCGTCCACATCTACCAGGCATCCTTCGTCACCTGGAACTTCGGCACCGGTTCCGCGATGTCCGTCCTGCTCCTGCTGTTCCTGCTCGGCGTGACGGGCGTGTACCTCGTCCTCACCTCGCGCCAACGGAGGCCGTCACATGGCTAG
- a CDS encoding ABC transporter substrate-binding protein, which produces MRSNRAAATGAVILSLALATTACGGGSTSGGSNDSPKELTYWASNQGASVEIDKKVLQPELDKFEKQTGIKVKLEVVPWSDLLNRILTATTSGQGPDVLNIGNTWSASLQATGALLPWDAKNFDRIGGKDRFVESALGSTGTEGQDPAAVPLYSMAYALYYNKQMLADAGVDAPPATWDELVAAGKSVTKDGKWGIAMEGSNPSENIHHAFVFAKQHGADFFTADGKPDFTNDGAVTAVKQYVDLMAKDRIIAPGNAEYAQNQSVSDFAKGKTAMLLWQSASANLKSQGMADDSYGIAPVPVQSGAPGAGKQVNSMVAGINLAVFKNSDNIDGATDFVKFMTSDAEQKILNTAYSSIPPVKAAQEDAAFNSPANSVLKDTLAQSAVALPQVPDESQFETAVGTAVKDLFADAAGGREVTTASVKAALTKAQQQMPKK; this is translated from the coding sequence ATGCGCAGCAACCGAGCCGCGGCCACAGGCGCCGTCATCCTGTCTCTCGCACTCGCCACCACGGCCTGTGGCGGCGGATCCACCTCCGGCGGGTCCAACGACTCGCCCAAGGAGCTCACTTACTGGGCCTCCAACCAGGGCGCCAGCGTCGAGATCGACAAGAAGGTGCTCCAGCCCGAGCTGGACAAGTTCGAGAAGCAGACCGGCATCAAGGTCAAACTGGAGGTCGTGCCCTGGTCCGACCTGCTGAACCGGATCCTCACCGCGACCACCTCCGGCCAGGGACCGGACGTGCTCAACATCGGCAACACCTGGTCCGCCTCGCTCCAGGCGACCGGCGCGCTGCTGCCGTGGGACGCGAAGAACTTCGACAGGATCGGCGGCAAGGACCGCTTCGTCGAATCCGCCCTCGGCTCCACCGGCACCGAGGGGCAGGACCCGGCAGCGGTCCCGCTGTACTCGATGGCGTACGCCCTCTACTACAACAAGCAGATGCTCGCCGACGCAGGTGTCGACGCGCCCCCCGCCACCTGGGACGAGCTGGTCGCCGCCGGCAAAAGTGTCACCAAGGACGGCAAGTGGGGGATAGCCATGGAAGGTTCGAACCCCTCCGAGAACATCCACCACGCCTTCGTCTTCGCCAAGCAGCACGGCGCCGACTTCTTCACCGCCGACGGCAAGCCCGACTTCACCAACGACGGCGCGGTCACCGCGGTCAAGCAGTACGTCGACCTCATGGCCAAGGACAGGATCATCGCCCCGGGCAACGCCGAGTACGCCCAGAACCAGTCCGTCAGCGACTTCGCCAAGGGCAAGACGGCGATGCTGCTCTGGCAGTCCGCCTCCGCCAACCTCAAGTCCCAGGGCATGGCCGACGATTCCTACGGCATCGCTCCCGTGCCCGTGCAGTCCGGCGCCCCGGGCGCCGGCAAGCAGGTCAACTCGATGGTCGCCGGCATCAACCTCGCCGTCTTCAAGAACAGCGACAACATCGACGGCGCCACCGACTTCGTGAAGTTCATGACGAGCGACGCCGAGCAGAAGATCCTCAACACGGCCTACAGCTCCATCCCGCCGGTCAAGGCGGCCCAGGAGGACGCGGCCTTCAACTCCCCTGCCAACTCCGTCCTGAAGGACACCCTCGCCCAGAGCGCCGTCGCCCTCCCGCAGGTCCCCGACGAGTCCCAGTTCGAGACCGCCGTCGGTACGGCCGTCAAGGACCTGTTCGCGGATGCCGCCGGCGGCCGCGAGGTGACCACCGCATCGGTGAAGGCCGCCCTCACCAAGGCCCAGCAGCAGATGCCCAAGAAGTGA
- a CDS encoding carbohydrate ABC transporter permease encodes MAPPRSFLWSRRIFLTLLTGFVMIPVYVMISSSLKPLADVTGTFRWLPSEVTFRPYIDIWSTVPLARYFVNSLIVAGAATVCSVVIAVFSAYAVSRYNFRGKRVFTVTVLSTQMFPGILFLLPLFLIYVNIGNATGIALFGSRGGLILTYLTFSLPFSIWMLIGYFDSVPRDLDEAALVDGCGPLGALFRVVVPAAIPGIVAVAVYAFMTAWGEVLFASVMTNDTTRTLAVGLQGYSTLNDVYWNQIMAASLVVSIPVVAGFLLLQRYLVAGLTAGAVK; translated from the coding sequence ATGGCCCCGCCCCGCTCGTTCCTGTGGTCCCGGCGGATCTTCCTCACCCTGCTCACCGGCTTCGTGATGATCCCGGTGTACGTCATGATCTCCAGCTCGCTGAAGCCGCTCGCGGACGTCACCGGCACGTTCCGCTGGCTGCCGAGCGAGGTGACGTTCCGCCCGTACATCGACATCTGGTCCACGGTCCCGCTCGCCCGGTACTTCGTGAACTCGCTGATCGTGGCGGGCGCGGCGACCGTCTGCTCGGTGGTGATCGCGGTCTTCTCCGCCTACGCGGTGAGCCGCTACAACTTCCGGGGCAAGCGCGTCTTCACCGTGACCGTGCTGTCGACGCAGATGTTCCCCGGCATCCTCTTCCTCCTTCCGCTGTTCCTCATCTACGTCAACATCGGCAACGCCACGGGCATCGCCCTGTTCGGCTCGCGCGGCGGCCTGATCCTCACGTATCTGACGTTCTCCCTCCCGTTCTCCATCTGGATGCTGATCGGCTACTTCGACTCGGTGCCGCGGGACTTGGACGAGGCCGCGCTGGTCGACGGCTGCGGCCCGCTCGGCGCGCTCTTCCGGGTCGTCGTCCCGGCCGCGATCCCCGGCATCGTCGCGGTCGCCGTCTACGCCTTCATGACGGCCTGGGGCGAAGTACTCTTCGCCTCGGTGATGACCAACGACACCACCCGCACCCTCGCCGTGGGACTCCAGGGCTACTCCACCCTCAACGACGTGTACTGGAACCAGATCATGGCGGCCTCGCTCGTGGTGAGCATCCCCGTGGTCGCCGGCTTCCTGCTCCTGCAGCGCTACCTCGTCGCCGGCCTGACGGCAGGAGCCGTCAAGTGA